The Microbacterium horticulturae region GGGATCGTGTTGAACAGCGCACCGATCTTGGGCGAGAAGGCCAGCAAGATTGCCACGATGCCCGCGACCCAGTACGCGGCCGTCGAGTAGACGCGGGTTGCGGCCATGACGCCGATGTTCTCGCCGTATGTCGTGGTGCCCGATCCGCCGAATGCGCCGGCGAGCGTGGTCGAGACGCCGTCGGCGATGAGCGCCCGGCCGGTGTGCTTGTTGATCGAGGGGTCCTCGGTCATCGTCGCGACGCCGCGCACGTGCCCGACGTTTTCAGCGATGAGCACCAGGACGACCGGCAGAAACATCGGCACGGCCGCCCACGCGAGGCCGTCGCCGAAGCCGGCGAGGTGGAACTGCGGCAGACCGATCCAGGCGGCCTTGGCCACGGCGTCGAACGAGACCTGGTTCGTCAGCGCCGCCACGATGTAGCCGACGACCACGCCGAGGAAGATCGAGATGCGCCCGAGGAATCCGCGGAACAGCACGCTGAACAGGATGACGGCCACCAGCGTCACGGTCGCAAGCTCCGGCTGCTGTTGGAAGTTGTTCCAGGCGGCGGGTGCCAGGTTGAAGCCGATGAGCGCCACGATCGAGCCCGCGACCACCGGCGGCATGAGCTTGTCGATCCAGCGCACGCCGGCCTTCTGCACGATGAAGCCGACGATCGCCAGCAGCACGCCCGCGGCGACGATGCCGAGCAGCGCCTGCGTGATCTGCAACGGTGTCTCGAGCGCCTTGCCGGCGTTCAGCGCGGTGATCGGCGCGATGAACGCGAACGACGAGCCGAGGTAGCTGGGCATCTTGTTTCGGGTGATGACCAGGAACAGCAGCGTTCCCAGGCCGGAGAAAAGGAGGGTCGTCGAGACGGGGAATCCGGTGAGGATCGGTACGAGGAACGTCGCGCCGAACATCGCGACGACGTGCTGCGCGCCGATCGCGATCGTGGCGCCCCAGCTCAGCCGTTCGCTCGGGTGCACCACCTTTCCGGGCTCGACATTGCGGCCGTTGCCGTGCAGGGTCCAGAGGGGCATGCGGTCTCCAGGGGTGAGGGGCGGGGATGCCGCCTCCAGAACTTTACCTGGGAGGGGACTGTGAACCACAGACCCGAGGGGGACCAGGCGTGCAAGACGGCGGTGACCGTCGGCATCCACCTCCGGCATTGATCCGGCGGGAACGGAGCCGACCCCCTCCGGACGGCGCTAGCGTCGATTCTGTATCCAGAAGGGAGCTCCATGAGCGAGTCCGAAATCCTTGATGTCCGCGAACTGATCCCGGCCCAGCGGCACGTGATCATCTTCGAGAAGTACAACGCCCTCGAGCCCGGGCAGTCCTACATTCTCGTCAACGACCACGACCCGAAGCCGCTGTACTACCAGTTCGCAGCCGAGCACGAGGGCCAGTTCACCTGGGAGTACCTCGAAGAGGGGCCGACGACCTGGCGCGTCGAGATCGGTCGCCCCGAGTCCAACTGACGAAGACCCCCGCCGCGCGGGTGGTCGCGCGCGGCGGGGGCGGTCTGCGTCAGCGGATGATCAGCCGCTCGAACCGGTCGGCGTCCACGACGCCCAGGTCGACCGGGCGTCCGGGGCCGTCGACCCGCGGCATCCCGTCTCTCGTGCCGGTCGTGCGGAACCGCTGCAAGGCCCACGTGCCCACGCCGATGCCGGCCAGCCGGTCGGCGAGCGTGCAGAGCCCGGCCTCGTCGATCGCGTCGGAGTGCACCGTGGTGCGCACTTCGTAGTCGAGGGGATGCCGCGAACCGGCGCGTCGCGCATGCTCGTGCAAGACCAGCTCGAGGGCGTGCCACGCCCGGACGGCCCCGCCGCCGCGGCCCACGACGTGGTCGTAGCCGGCGTCGGTGGCCTTGATGTCAAGACCCACCCAGTCGAGGCGGGGCAGCAGCCGTTCAAGCCGCCTCGGGTATGCACCCGAGGTATGCAGCCCCACGCCGAAGCCGAGGGCGCGGACCTCGTCGACGGCCTGGTCGAGCGCCGCGTGCAGGGTCGGCTCGCCGCCCGAGAACACGATGCCGTCCAGCATCCCGGCCCGCCGCCCCAAGAACGAGATGACCTCGTTCCACGCGAGCTGCCCGGGCGCGCGCGGGTCGATGAGCGCCGGGTTGTGGCAGTAGAAGCAGTCCCACGGGCAGCCCTGCAGGAAGACGGTG contains the following coding sequences:
- a CDS encoding uracil-xanthine permease family protein: MPLWTLHGNGRNVEPGKVVHPSERLSWGATIAIGAQHVVAMFGATFLVPILTGFPVSTTLLFSGLGTLLFLVITRNKMPSYLGSSFAFIAPITALNAGKALETPLQITQALLGIVAAGVLLAIVGFIVQKAGVRWIDKLMPPVVAGSIVALIGFNLAPAAWNNFQQQPELATVTLVAVILFSVLFRGFLGRISIFLGVVVGYIVAALTNQVSFDAVAKAAWIGLPQFHLAGFGDGLAWAAVPMFLPVVLVLIAENVGHVRGVATMTEDPSINKHTGRALIADGVSTTLAGAFGGSGTTTYGENIGVMAATRVYSTAAYWVAGIVAILLAFSPKIGALFNTIPPGMLGGVTTALYGLIGVIGIKIWVDNRVDFSRPVNQYTVAVSFVIAIAGFAMGWGNFQLGAIVIGTVAALLIYHLGNFIARVRKTGADDGGPIPAVGQLGGDPHDVEAK
- a CDS encoding DUF2249 domain-containing protein, with the translated sequence MSESEILDVRELIPAQRHVIIFEKYNALEPGQSYILVNDHDPKPLYYQFAAEHEGQFTWEYLEEGPTTWRVEIGRPESN
- a CDS encoding anaerobic ribonucleoside-triphosphate reductase activating protein is translated as MSENVGAGPAAPAAPNRLRVAGMTRISSVDWPEHLVATVFLQGCPWDCFYCHNPALIDPRAPGQLAWNEVISFLGRRAGMLDGIVFSGGEPTLHAALDQAVDEVRALGFGVGLHTSGAYPRRLERLLPRLDWVGLDIKATDAGYDHVVGRGGGAVRAWHALELVLHEHARRAGSRHPLDYEVRTTVHSDAIDEAGLCTLADRLAGIGVGTWALQRFRTTGTRDGMPRVDGPGRPVDLGVVDADRFERLIIR